One Mangifera indica cultivar Alphonso chromosome 4, CATAS_Mindica_2.1, whole genome shotgun sequence genomic region harbors:
- the LOC123214458 gene encoding lipoyl synthase 1, chloroplastic-like: protein MIHSSISKPSVSFSVPVKVRCDSKIDSINPPLQQKQHVGPFTGRDPNVKKPAWLRQKAPQGERFQQVKESLSNLKLNTVCEEAQCPNIGECWNGGGDGIATATIMVLGDTCTRGCRFCAVKTSRNPAPPDPMEPENTAKAIASWGVDYIVITSVDRDDIPDGGSGHFAQTVKAMKRLKPEIMVECLTSDFQGDLTAVDTLVHSGLDVFAHNIETVKRLQRIVRDPRAGYEQSLSVLKHAKLSKKGMITKSSIMLGLGETDDELKEAMADLRAIDVDILTLGQYLQPTPLHLTVKEYVTPEKFDFWKEYGESIGFRYVASGPMVRSSYRAGELFVKSMVKERAKETASAS from the exons ATGATTCATTCCTCCATTTCGAAACCTTCAGTCTCATTCTCAGTTCCCGTGAAAGTCCGATGCGATTCAAAGATCGACTCCATTAATCCCCCATTACAACAAAAACAACACGTAGGTCCGTTCACAGGGAGAGACCCGAATGTCAAGAAGCCTGCGTGGTTGAGACAGAAAGCTCCTCAAGGAGAAAGGTTTCAACAAGTTAAAGAATCCCTCTCCAATTTGAAACTCAACACTGTTTGCGAGGAGGCTCAGTGTCCCAATATTGGAGAg TGTTGGAACGGAGGTGGGGATGGTATTGCAACCGCGACAATCATGGTACTTGGAGATACTTGCACCCGTGGATGCAGATTTTGTGCTGTCAAAACCAGCAGAAACCCTGCACCACCTGATCCTATGGAACCAGAAAACACTGCTAAGGCCATAGCAAGTTGGGG ggtGGATTATATTGTCATAACAAGTGTAGATCGTGATGATATACCTGATGGTGGAAGTGGACACTTTGCTCAGACTGTCAAAGCTATGAAG AGACTCAAGCCTGAGATCATGGTTGAGTGTTTAACTTCTGATTTCCAGGGTGACCTAACGGCTGTAGATACTCTTGTACACTCAGGTTTAGATGTCTTTGCTCACAATATTGAAACAGTGAAACGGCTTCAGCGAATTGTCAGGGATCCTCGGGCTGG GTATGAACAAAGTTTATCGGTTCTGAAACATGCAAAGTTAAGCAAAAAGGGGATGATAACAAAATCTTCTATAATGCTGGGTCTTGGAGAAACTGATGATGAGTTGAAGGAAGCGATGGCTGATCTAAGGGCTATAGATGTTGATATTCTAACTCTTGGACAGTATCTTCAG CCAACACCACTACATTTGACTGTCAAAGAATATGTCACCCCAGAAAAGTTTGATTTCTGGAAGGAATATGGCGAGTCTATTGGGTTTCGTTATGTAGCTAGTGGCCCAATG GTTCGATCCTCTTACAGGGCGGGGGAGCTCTTTGTTAAGTCAATGGTAAAAGAGAGGGCTAAAGAGACTGCTTCTGCATCATAG